One region of Citrus sinensis cultivar Valencia sweet orange chromosome 6, DVS_A1.0, whole genome shotgun sequence genomic DNA includes:
- the LOC102617497 gene encoding pentatricopeptide repeat-containing protein At2g26790, mitochondrial-like, with protein MSIFYLSLVAVYCFHYTLCILMWVLAAKLFPFRQYIKHVQLIPSRSVSALAHLRLICSDSELEESSVNNEHNDEIKCSFSYLNTREVVEKLYSLRKEPKIALSFFEQLKRSGFSHNLCTYAAIVRILCCCGWQKKLESMLLELVRKKTDANFEATDLIEALCGEGSTLLTRLSDAMIKAYVSVGMFDEGIDILFQINRRGFVWSICSCNYFMNQLVECGKVDMALAVYQHLKRLGLSLNEYTYVIVIKALCKKGSMQEAVEVFLEMEKAGVTPNAFAYSTCIEGLCMNGMLDLGYELLLKWEEADIPLSAFAYIVVIRGFCDQNKLEKAECVLLHMEKQGVVPDVYAYSALISGYCKFGKINKALPLHHEMTSKGIKTNCGVLSVILKGLCRNGMASAAIKQFLEFKDMGFFLDKVCYDIIVDSLCKLGEVEKAMILFKEMKDRQIVPDVVNYTTMICGYCFQGKLGDALDLFKEMKEMGHKPDTITYNILAGAFAQYGAVQKAFDLLNYMKRHGLEPNFVTHNMIIEGLCMGGRVEEAEAFLDGLKGKCLENYSAMINGYCKTGHTKEAFQLFMRLSNQGVLVKKSSCNKLLTNLLILRDNNNALKLFKTMITLNAEPSKSMYDKLIGALCQAEEMEQAQLVFDVLVDKGLTPHLITYTMMIHGYCKINCLREARDVFNDMKQRGITPDVVTYTVLFDAHSKINLKGSSSSPDALQCKEDVVDASVFWNEMKEMGIRPDVISYTVLIAKLCNTQNLEDGITVFNEISDRGLEPDTVTYTALLCGYLAKGDLDRAIALVDEMSVKGIQGDDYTKSSLERGIEKARILQYRH; from the coding sequence AtgtccattttttatttaagcttAGTTGCTGTGTACTGTTTTCATTATACTCTTTGTATATTGATGTGGGTATTAGCTGCTAAGCTGTTTCCATTCAGACAGTACATCAAACATGTTCAGTTAATACCTTCCCGTTCGGTTTCAGCCCTCGCCCATTTGAGGCTAATCTGTTCAGATTCTGAATTAGAAGAGTCTAGTGTGAATAACGAGCATAATGATGAAATTAAATGTagcttttcttatttaaatacaAGGGAGGTAGTTGAAAAGTTGTATAGTCTTAGAAAAGAACCCAAAATTGCATTATCATTCTTTGAACAGTTAAAAAGGAGTGGGTTTAGTCATAATCTTTGTACTTATGCAGCGATAGTGAGAATATTGTGTTGTTGTGGTTGGCAAAAGAAGTTGGAGTCTATGTTATTGGAACTTGTTAGGAAAAAGACTGATGCAAATTTTGAGGCTACTGATTTGATTGAAGCGCTTTGTGGAGAAGGGTCAACTTTGCTGACACGACTTTCGGATGCAATGATTAAGGCTTATGTTAGTGTGGGAATGTTTGATGAGGGTATAgatatattatttcaaattaatcgGCGAGGATTTGTTTGGTCAATATGTTCATGTAACTATTTCATGAACCAGTTAGTTGAGTGTGGGAAAGTTGATATGGCTTTGGCTGTTTACCAGCATTTGAAGAGGCTGGGGTTGAGTTTGAATGAATACACATATGTTATTGTAATTAAGGCCCTTTGTAAGAAGGGTAGTATGCAAGAAGCAGTTGAGGTGTTTCTGGAGATGGAAAAAGCAGGGGTAACCCCAAATGCTTTTGCTTACTCGACTTGTATTGAAGGGCTTTGTATGAATGGGATGCTGGATTTGGGTTATGAACTGCTCTTGAAATGGGAAGAGGCAGACATTCCTTTGAGTGCCTTTGCTTACATTGTTGTGATACGTGGGTTTTGTGATCAGAATAAGCTGGAAAAAGCTGAATGTGTGTTGCTTCACATGGAAAAACAAGGGGTTGTTCCTGATGTGTATGCATACAGTGCTTTGATTTCTGGGTACTGCAAATTTGGGAAGATAAATAAAGCTTTGCCTCTTCACCACGAAATGACATCAAAGGGTATTAAAACAAATTGCGGGGTATTGAGTGTGATTTTAAAAGGCTTATGTCGAAATGGCATGGCTTCCGCAGCtataaaacaatttttggAGTTCAAAGATATGGGGTTTTTCCTTGACAAGGTTTGTTATGATATAATAGTGGACTCTTTATGCAAACTTGGAGAAGTAGAAAAGGCAATGATACTGTTCAAGGAGATGAAGGATAGGCAGATAGTTCCAGATGTTGTCAACTACACAACTATGATTTGTGGTTACTGTTTTCAAGGTAAGCTTGGTGATGCTCTGGATTTATTCAAGGAAATGAAGGAGATGGGACATAAACCTGATACTATTACTTATAACATACTTGCTGGTGCGTTTGCTCAATATGGCGCTGTGCAAAAGGCGTTTGATCTTTTGAATTATATGAAGAGACATGGTTTGGAACCTAATTTTGTTACACACAACATGATTATTGAAGGTTTGTGCATGGGAGGTAGGGTGGAGGAAGCTGAAGCATTTTTAGACGGTTTAAAAGGGAAGTGTTTAGAGAACTACAGTGCCATGATTAATGGTTACTGTAAAACAGGTCATACAAAAGAGGCCTTTCAACTATTTATGAGGCTGTCTAACCAAGGAGTCTTAGTGAAAAAAAGCTCATGTAATAAACTACTTACTAATCTTCTTATCCTACGTGATAACAACAATGCTCTCAAGTTGTTTAAGACAATGATAACTCTGAATGCTGAACCCAGCAAAAGTATGTATGATAAGCTCATAGGTGCATTATGTCAGGCGGAAGAAATGGAACAGGCACAATTAGTGTTTGATGTTTTAGTTGACAAAGGGTTAACTCCTCATCTCATTACCTACACAATGATGATACATGGttattgcaaaataaattgtttgcGTGAAGCTCGTGATGTTTTCAATGATATGAAGCAGAGAGGGATCACTCCTGATGTTGTAACTTATACAGTTTTATTTGATGctcattcaaaaataaatctaaaaggTTCTTCTTCCTCGCCAGATGCCTTGCAATGTAAAGAAGATGTGGTGGATGCTTCAGTTTTTTGGAACGAGATGAAGGAAATGGGAATAAGACCTGATGTTATAAGTTACACTGTTTTGATTGCAAAGCTGTGCAACACACAAAACCTTGAAGATGGTATTACAGTCTTCAATGAAATAAGTGATAGAGGACTGGAACCTGATACTGTCACATACACAGCCCTTTTATGTGGCTACCTGGCAAAGGGAGATCTAGATAGGGCTATAGCCCTTGTTGATGAAATGTCAGTCAAGGGGATACAAGGAGATGATTACACCAAGTCTTCATTGGAACGTGGCATAGAGAAGGCCAGGATATTGCAATATCGGCATTAA
- the LOC102617203 gene encoding dnaJ protein ERDJ3A, translating to MQGAKMKVRFALSIFLFSTLLIFNAKAKTVDPYKVLGVERNASQREIQKAFHKLSLQYHPDKNKNKAAQEKFAEINNAYDILSDEEKRKKYDLYGDEKGSPGFDAGHPGNQGGYTYFTSGGPGQSQFTSRPGEWQNMGGQGSSRSFSFSFGGTGGSSSFGFGLDDIFSDFFGSSFGGGRQFGGFSGSTGSQSQSRSSSGNIRALNLQVFKKEIVEKGMTWLLFFYSPSSNRDGYESVIEEVANSMEGALKVGSINCETEASLCKELGVHRPRSPRIFAYSYKAGDKGSLVEYNEHLVAKNLKSFCRDHLPRFSKRISLNRIEFTFDAKARLPSVLLLSTKKETPIIWRVLSGMYHERLNFYDTEVHDVSDPAVKKLGVDALPAIVGWLSNGEKDVLKTGISVKDQKSSIHELSKLLDGFEKENKKAASARASKSHSDSAEEQIPLLTRSNFDTICGEAIPVCIIGAFRSSNARGKLESIVLDVSQKSLSRHQYSASGSRNSITYALLDAAKQSSFLSAFDKSGFKSLGKFLVAYKPKRGKFAVFAGEMTPEEVERFIGSVLNGDVQFSKTRHKPLIK from the exons ATGCAAGGTGCAAAAATGAAGGTTCGTTTCGCACTATCgatttttctgttttcaaCGCTTTTGATCTTCAACGCGAAAGCCAAAACCGTCGATCCGTACaag GTTCTTGGTGTTGAGCGGAATGCGAGCCAGCGTGAGATTCAAAAAGCTTTCCACAA GCTCTCTCTTCAATATCACCCGgacaagaacaaaaataaggCCGCTCAGGAGAAGTTCGCTGAGATTaataatg CATATGATATTTTATCTGATGAagagaagaggaaaaaatatgatttgtATGGGGATGAGAAGGGCAGTCCTGGATTTGATGCTGGGCATCCTGGGAATCAAGGTGGGTATACATACTTCACAAGTGGTGGACCGGGACAAAGCCAGTTTACCTCTAGACCTGGTGAATGGCAGAATATGGGGGGGCAGGGAAGTTCCCGGAGCTTTTCGTTTTCCTTTGGCGGTACTGGTGGTTCAAGTTCATTTGGTTTTGGTCTAGATGATATCTTCTCTGACTTTTTTGGCAGTAGTTTTGGAGGAGGACGCCAATTTGGTGGTTTTAGTGGTTCAACTGGTTCTCAGTCTCAATCTAGGAGTTCCTCTGGAAACATCAGAGCCTTAAATTTACAGGTCTTCAAGAAAGAAATAGTGGAGAAAGGAATGACttggcttttgtttttttattcacCCTCCTCGAACAGGGATGGCTATGAATCTGTGATTGAGGAAGTTGCCAACTCAATGGAAGGAGCTTTAAAG GTGGGAAGCATAAACTGTGAAACAGAAGCATCTTTGTGTAAGGAATTAGGTGTTCATCGCCCCAGATCCCCGAGGATTTTTGCGTATTCATATAAAGCTGGTGACAAGGGTTCTTTAGTTGAGTACAATGAGCATTTGGttgcaaagaatttaaaaagctTTTGTCGAGACCACCTTCCTAGATTTTCAAAACGGATCAGCCTCAATCGTATTGAGTTTACTTTTGATGCTAAGGCAAGATTGCCAAGCGTGTTGCTTCTTTCCACCAAAAAGGAGACGCCCATCATTTGGCGTGTTCTCAGTGGCATGTATCATGAACGATTGAATTTCTATGACACAGAG GTTCATGATGTTTCTGATCCAGCAGTAAAGAAGCTAGGAGTCGATGCCCTTCCAGCTATTGTTGGCTGGTTATCAAATGGGGAGAAAGATGTTCTAAAAACAGGGATATCAGTGAAAGATCAGAAATCGTCAATTCATGAGCTCAGTAAATTACTTGATGGTTTtgaaaaagagaacaaaaaggCAGCTTCCGCACGGGCTAGCAAATCACATAGTGATTCAGCGGAGGAGCAGATACCTCTGTTGACGCGCTCAAATTTTGATACTATATGTGGGGAGGCAATTCCTGTTTGCATTATAGGTGCTTTCAGGTCTTCGAATGCAAGGGGGAAGCTGGAATCCATAGTATTAGAT GTCTCTCAGAAGTCACTGTCTCGGCATCAGTACTCTGCCTCTGGCTCTAGAAATTCCATAACTTACGCTCTCTTGGATGCCGCCAAGCAGTCATCATTCCTAAGCGCATTTGACAAATCAGGATTCAAATCATTGGGTAAATTCTTGGTAGCCTATAAACCCAAGAGGGGAAAGTTTGCAGTTTTTGCAGGTGAAATGACCCCAGAGGAAGTTGAGAGATTCATTGGTTCTGTTCTTAATGGAGATGTACAATTTTCTAAGACACGGCATAAGCCTTTGATCAAGTGA